The segment ACGCCGGAAGATACCGCGGAGCAGTTGGAAATCCTGCCGCCCGAGATGCGCGCGCAGCTCGAACAGGTGCAGGCGATGCGGCCCGGGATCTGGCTGGAGTTCAAGCCTGCGGAAGGGGCTCCGGAGCGGGCCAAGCTCTCCTGGATCAGCCCGATGAGCGGTCGCTATCTGTTCGTGAACCGCCGCGGATTGAAGGTTGGCGACTATTCCCCACAGGAGCTCGCCGCAACCCTGGCCGAGGGACGGGCCAGTGTCCTGGCGTCCAACGCCCTGTTCGACCGGGCCATGGATGCCATCGTCGGCAAGCTCAGCCAGCCGGCCACGACGACGGAGCAGGAATGACCCAGGCGGGACGCTTCTCCGCCCCCTCACGGGAGCAGATTCTTTCTGATATCGAACGGGCATTTTCCGAGGACGTCGGCGACGGAGACGCCACCGCCGAACTACTCCCGGCGGAGTCCACGGCCCGTGCCACGCTGACCTGCCGCGAGCCGGCCGTGCTCGCCGGGAGGCCCTGGTTCGATGCCTGCTTCCGGGCGCGCGACCCCGCTGTCTCGATCGAGTGGTTCTTCGACGACGGTGACGCCGTGCCCGCCGGCGCCAAGCTCTGCGAGATCTCCGGCCGCGCGAGGGCACTGGTGACGGCGGAGCGCTCCGCCCTCAATTTCCTGCAGCTGCTCTCTGGCACCGCGACGACGACGGCCGCCTATGCGGCCGCGCTGGCCGGCACCGGTACCCGGCTGCTCGATACACGCAAGACCGTCCCAGGCCTGCGGCTTGCGCAGAAATACGCCGTGCGCTGCGGGGGGGGCGTCAACCATCGCATCGGCCTCTACGATGGCGTGTTGATCAAGGAGAACCACATCATCGCCGCGGGCGGCATCGCTGCCGCTGTCGCCGCAGCGCGCCGGCTGCATCCCGGACTTCCGCTGGAGGTCGAGGCGGAGACCCTCGAGGAACTCGACCAGGCCCTGTCCGCCGGCGTCGACCGCGTGATGCTGGACAACTTCGACCTGGCCTCCATGCGGCAAGCCGTCAACGTCGCCGGCGGCCGGGTTCCACTGGAGGTTTCCGGCAACGTGGAGCTCGCCACGATTCGCGAGATAGCCACCACCGGGGTGGACTTCATTTCAGTCGGCGCCCTGACCAAGCACGTGCGCGCCATCGACCTGTCGCTGCGATTGCACCTGGACTGAAGTGCCGCCCCGCGCCACCTTGCGAACCGGGTGGCGCGCACACACACTTCGGCCATGGGGAATTTGCACGATCTCGCGCTGCTGCTGATCCTTGGTGCCGTAGTGGCCGCCTGGATGGAGCTTGCCCGCGCCCGCGAACTGGCCGTGGCGGCGGCGCGGCGGCATTGCGAGCTGCAGGGCCTGCAGCTCCTGGACGAGACGGTGGGCCTGCGTTCGCTTCGACTGCGTACGGTCAACGGAAGCCGTGGGCTCGAGCACGGCTATGCGTTCGAAGTCAGCATCGATGGCGACGACCGCGAGCCGGGCCGGATCTGGATGCAGGGCCGCCGTGTCACCGGACTGAGCCTGCCGACCGTCCACTGGCTGGCCGGAGTCCCCGCCAATGACAACGCGCTTCCGGACACCACCCCTCCGCTGCCGCGACAGAGCTCCGCAGGGCAACCCCGCGCGGACAATGTCGTCCCGCTCCGGCGGCGCATGCCGCCCGGCGACTGAGTCGCCGAGGCCGGCGACCTATTTCACGATACGCAGGTGACCGCCACGCCGGGGCTTGTCGTCGTCCGGCGCAGGCTCGGGTGCGCCTGCCGGTTCCCCGCCATCCGGCGGAGAGGGCGGTGGCTCGGCATCCGAGTCCTCGGCGGGGAACATCATCCCCTGGCCGTTTTCCTGTGCGTAGAGCGCAAGCACGGCAGATACGGGGACGAGAATGGAATGACTCACCCCGGAGAAGCGCGCCTGGAAGCTGATCCACTCGTTGCCAAGGTCGAGATTGGCCACCGCACGCATTGCGAGGTTGAGCACGACCTGGCCGTTCTTGATCACGTGCGGCGGAACGCGAACGCCCTCCCGGGCCGCATCGACCAGCACGTAGGGCGTGAGATTGTTGTCGGTGATCCAGTCGTAGATCGCCCGCAGCAGATAGGGGCGATTCGAGCTCATCGCAGGTGTGTCGGACTGTCCCATCAGGGTCGCATCGCCTTTTCTTCCGCGGTGAGGCTTCGGGTATAGCCTTGGCTGTTGAACAGACGCTCGCCGTAGTCGACTATCGGGCGCCCCTCCTTGCCAAGATCCACGCCGAGCCACGGCAGACGCCAGACTACCGGCGCGACCAGGCAATCGGCCAGGCTCATTTCCGGATTGAGGAAGAACCGGGCCGCCTTGAACAGCGGCAGCGAAGCCAGCAGCTGCTCTCGTAGACGTTTCCGGGCGGCATCGGCGGGACGACCCCCGGCACGAATCGTGTCCACCTCCGGCAGCCAGTCGCGCTCGATCCGTACCGCGGCAAGGCGCAGACGTGCGCGCGAAAGCGGATCGATCGGCATCAGTGGAGGATGCGGATAGCGCTCGTCGAGGTATTCGCAGATCACCGAAGTGTCGTAGAGAACGAGGTCACGGTCGACCAGGGTCGGCGTGCCGGCATAGGGGTTCAGGTCGACCAGATCCTCGGGCGGCTGGCCCGGCTCGACCATCACCCGCTCGTAGCTGACGCCCTTCGCGGCGAGCAGCAGGCGGACACGATG is part of the Dyella thiooxydans genome and harbors:
- the nadC gene encoding carboxylating nicotinate-nucleotide diphosphorylase, which translates into the protein MTQAGRFSAPSREQILSDIERAFSEDVGDGDATAELLPAESTARATLTCREPAVLAGRPWFDACFRARDPAVSIEWFFDDGDAVPAGAKLCEISGRARALVTAERSALNFLQLLSGTATTTAAYAAALAGTGTRLLDTRKTVPGLRLAQKYAVRCGGGVNHRIGLYDGVLIKENHIIAAGGIAAAVAAARRLHPGLPLEVEAETLEELDQALSAGVDRVMLDNFDLASMRQAVNVAGGRVPLEVSGNVELATIREIATTGVDFISVGALTKHVRAIDLSLRLHLD
- a CDS encoding DUF3301 domain-containing protein, which produces MGNLHDLALLLILGAVVAAWMELARARELAVAAARRHCELQGLQLLDETVGLRSLRLRTVNGSRGLEHGYAFEVSIDGDDREPGRIWMQGRRVTGLSLPTVHWLAGVPANDNALPDTTPPLPRQSSAGQPRADNVVPLRRRMPPGD
- a CDS encoding ClpXP protease specificity-enhancing factor — protein: MSSNRPYLLRAIYDWITDNNLTPYVLVDAAREGVRVPPHVIKNGQVVLNLAMRAVANLDLGNEWISFQARFSGVSHSILVPVSAVLALYAQENGQGMMFPAEDSDAEPPPSPPDGGEPAGAPEPAPDDDKPRRGGHLRIVK
- a CDS encoding glutathione S-transferase N-terminal domain-containing protein — its product is MVQSARSRTVLTLYTTADDIQCHRVRLLLAAKGVSYERVMVEPGQPPEDLVDLNPYAGTPTLVDRDLVLYDTSVICEYLDERYPHPPLMPIDPLSRARLRLAAVRIERDWLPEVDTIRAGGRPADAARKRLREQLLASLPLFKAARFFLNPEMSLADCLVAPVVWRLPWLGVDLGKEGRPIVDYGERLFNSQGYTRSLTAEEKAMRP